The genomic window CCGCGCGCTGGTGGTGGGCGATGGTGCTGGCCTTGGTCACGCATCCGCTGCTGGATGCCTTCACCGTTTACGGCACACAGTTGTGGTGGCCGCTGACGCCGCCACCGACGATGTGGTCAAGCGTCTTCATCATCGATCCGCTGTATACGATCTGGCTGCTGCTCGCCTGCGTGATCGCCTGGTTCGCCCGCGCCCGGCCATTGGCGCAACGCGCGCTGGTGGCGGGATTGGTGTTGAGCACGGGTTATCTGGGCTGGTCATTGATTGCCAAGGCGCAGGTCGACCGCGTTGCCGCACAGTCGTTGGCACATATGGGGCTGGCCGATGCGCCACGCTTCTCGGTGCCGATGCCGTTCAATACCTTGCTGTGGCGGGTGGTGGCGATGACTCCGCAGGGTTATGTGGTCGGTGATCGTTCGCTATGGGCCGATCACGGGCCGATGCAGTTCCAGGGCTATCCGTCGAACGTGCAGGCCTTGCGCCAGGCCGGCGAGGTGCCGGCCGTGCAACGCCTGGATTGGTTCAATCACGGCTTCATGCGCGCGCAGGTAGTGGATGGCGAGCTGGTGCTCAGCGATCTGCGCATGGGGCTGGAGCCGGATTACAACTTCAACTTCGCCGTCGCCACCGAACGCGATGGCCAGTGGCAGGCGATGCCGCCACGGCAAGTGCAGCCTGCGTATCGGCAGGCCGGCAATCGCGACGTGCTCAAACAGCGCCTGGCGCAAATGTGGCAACGCATCTGGCGGGCACCGGCGAGCACCGGTGCCGCCAGCACTCAGTAGACCGTGGCGCGGGCCTGCACGAAGGAATAGAAGAACACCGCATTGGGGTCGTTCTGTACCTGGGTGAATTCGCTGCGCATGCCTTCGACGGTGGCCTGGTCAACCTTGCCAGCCTCCAGCAGCTGCTCGGCCGCTGACAGCAGCAGTTCTTCCCATAGCGCGAACATCACCTTGCGCCGCGCCGGCTCGCGGTTGTCCAGATGCACGGTCTTGGTCTGGGTCTGCACATCACGGAAGCCGCCGGCCAGCAGCAGGTTGCCGAGCTTCGCGCCGACAAACGGATCGCCACCGCTGTCGATCTGGAAATCGTTGAAGGCCATCCAGTAGCGCCACAGGTTGGGCGAGTAGGGATCCAGCAGGAAGGATGCATTCATCACCTCGGTGACGAATACCGGCGAACCGGGACTCAACACCCGCCGCACTTCGGCCAGGGCGCGGGCAGGCGAGGGCACGTGCTCCAGCACCCAGCACAGGAAGGCGCCGTCGAAGCTGCGCGGCTCGAACGGCAGGTCGGTGGCATTGGCGCGCTGGAACTCGACGCGTTCGCGCAGCCACGGCATTTCCGCCAGATGGGCATTGGCGGCGGCGAGCTGACGTTCGTTCAGATCGATGCCGGTGACCCGCAGGTCGGGGAAGCGGCGCAGCAGGATTTCGGTCTGCGCACCGACGCCACTGCCCACTTCAAGGATATGCCGGGCATTGCGGAAATCGATGTCGTGGAAGATGGCTGGCTCGAACAGGCGCGCCTGTTTACGCAGCCGGGTCTGTTCGGTTGCGGAGAAGCCATGCAGGTAGGGGAAGTCGTTGAGGGTCATAAAACGGTGTCATGCAGTGATCGCACAAGTATCGCCAGCAGGTGTTACTGCGGCGCATGCGTAACGGAACCCAGTATTGCGGTGCCGCAGGCAATGTCGCTGCGCTGCGGGTTTGCGGGCAGCCGCTGCTGATCACGATTGCTTATGGAAATTGACGATTTTGGAATA from Stenotrophomonas nitritireducens includes these protein-coding regions:
- a CDS encoding metal-dependent hydrolase — translated: MDSLSQIVLGGAIAAAITPAGHRRAALLAGAGLATLPDLDGLLIMAFTDNPVSLMTVHRSFSHSLFVLPLLGTLIWWLYKRFGHGRVAQAPARWWWAMVLALVTHPLLDAFTVYGTQLWWPLTPPPTMWSSVFIIDPLYTIWLLLACVIAWFARARPLAQRALVAGLVLSTGYLGWSLIAKAQVDRVAAQSLAHMGLADAPRFSVPMPFNTLLWRVVAMTPQGYVVGDRSLWADHGPMQFQGYPSNVQALRQAGEVPAVQRLDWFNHGFMRAQVVDGELVLSDLRMGLEPDYNFNFAVATERDGQWQAMPPRQVQPAYRQAGNRDVLKQRLAQMWQRIWRAPASTGAASTQ
- a CDS encoding methyltransferase domain-containing protein, giving the protein MTLNDFPYLHGFSATEQTRLRKQARLFEPAIFHDIDFRNARHILEVGSGVGAQTEILLRRFPDLRVTGIDLNERQLAAANAHLAEMPWLRERVEFQRANATDLPFEPRSFDGAFLCWVLEHVPSPARALAEVRRVLSPGSPVFVTEVMNASFLLDPYSPNLWRYWMAFNDFQIDSGGDPFVGAKLGNLLLAGGFRDVQTQTKTVHLDNREPARRKVMFALWEELLLSAAEQLLEAGKVDQATVEGMRSEFTQVQNDPNAVFFYSFVQARATVY